The following proteins are co-located in the Gossypium hirsutum isolate 1008001.06 chromosome A02, Gossypium_hirsutum_v2.1, whole genome shotgun sequence genome:
- the LOC107938274 gene encoding probable membrane-associated kinase regulator 2, protein MQAFSLLKYWRGGGDGTNACVNTRSSASSGCTTTTIVTAATTHLAVDTDDDDDGPFFDLEFSVPDEDETEDNEEDNVEDDKSEVDTKPDRGCSDGESETDFDFTVPVESNSSLESKPQQCTVSLLKSAAKVRVFLLRLKKTKLNSNEKTEPPKKQVGSDSTNKKYNKNRFFTVKFKVEEVPIMSLFSKDNGKSQKQQSSDGSVSDEKRFTKDVMQRYLKKVKPLYVKVSRRYGEKLKFSGQLNPPSTVAKEPVGENQVHLKSSKRVNVPAGLRVVCKHLGSNRSASSAVAAAPPPSSVVSSKRSDDSQLQQEDGVQSAILHCKRSFNRSPDSSMSSSYNEKSE, encoded by the exons ATGCAAGCTTTTAGCTTGCTTAAGTATTGGCGAGGCGGCGGCGACGGTACCAATGCTTGTGTTAACACACGTTCCTCCGCCAGTTCTGGTTGCACAACGACCACGATTGTCACTGCGGCCACTACTCATCTGGCAGTGGATACTGACGACGACGACGATGGACCTTTCTTTGACTTAGAATTTTCAGTTCCTGATGAGGATGAAACAGAGGACAACGAAGAAGATAATGTTGAAGATGATAAAAGTGAGGTTGATACCAAACCTGACCGGGGTTGCTCCGACGGTGAAAGTGAAACCGACTTCGACTTTACAGTACCCGTTGAGTCGAACTCTTCTTTGGAGTCAAAGCCTCAACAATGCACTGTCTCATTGTTGAAATCAGCTGCTAAGGTTCGTGTTTTTTTGTTGAGGTTGAAGAAGACGAAGCTTAACTCAAATGAAAAAACAGAGCCGCCAAAAAAGCAAGTAGGAAGCGACAGTACTAACAAGAAGTACAACAAGAACAGGTTTTTTACAGTGAAGTTCAAGGTTGAAGAGGTTCCTATAATGTCTCTGTTCTCCAAAGACAATGGTAAGTCTCAAAAACAGCAAAGCTCCGACGGTTCTGTTTCTGATGAAAAGAGATTCACCAAAGATGTAATGCAGCGCTACTTAAAGAAAGTCAAGCCACTTTACGTTAAGGTTTCGAGAAGGTACGGTGAGAAATTAAAGTTTTCAGGGCAGTTAAACCCACCGTCTACGGTGGCTAAAGAACCAGTTGGAGAGAATCAGGTGCACTTGAAGAGCAGCAAGCGTGTGAATGTTCCAGCGGGACTTAGAGTGGTTTGTAAGCATTTGGGAAGTAATAGATCAGCTTCCTCCGCCGTAGCGGCTGCTCCTCCTCCGTCGTCGGTGGTTTCGTCCAAGAGGAGCGATGATTCTCAGTTGCAGCAAGAGGACGGCGTTCAAAGCGCCATCTTGCATTGCAAAAGATCCTTCAATCGTTCTCCAG ATTCTTCCATGTCATCAAGCTATAATGAAAAATCGGAGTAA